One genomic segment of Gammaproteobacteria bacterium includes these proteins:
- a CDS encoding type II secretion system F family protein has protein sequence MDYLTSLLNIILNDPQYFQWAIYLIAGLTGVTLAIAISLLVSGAYSPLKSRLEVIKHEGSTTHHHQQQEVLSTLEHGLDQAAKKPLFKFSNETTRKLMIHAGFHSENALALFNGIRLMALLVAGLASFFAFRLLPDLSNLVTLYLFALFFGLAFMLPTMVLRYFANSRMKMLRLGFPDALDLLVVCCEAGLGLLAAIQRVAKELAISHEDLASELDLVCSKVRAGLTVKVALDEFISRTGLEDIKGLNSAISQSIRLGTGIAQTLRVFSDEYRDKRLQAAEEQAAKLAVKMIFPMMGCIWPSFFIVAVGPAILKVMSVWDKAF, from the coding sequence ATGGACTATTTAACCAGTTTACTGAATATAATATTGAATGACCCACAGTATTTTCAGTGGGCAATCTACTTGATTGCTGGCTTAACTGGAGTGACGTTGGCGATTGCCATCTCATTGCTAGTTTCTGGTGCTTATTCGCCATTGAAATCACGACTTGAAGTGATCAAACATGAGGGCTCGACAACTCATCATCATCAGCAGCAAGAAGTATTGAGTACTCTTGAGCACGGCTTAGATCAGGCCGCCAAAAAGCCCCTGTTTAAATTCTCTAACGAAACAACTCGCAAGTTAATGATCCATGCCGGGTTTCACTCTGAAAATGCGCTGGCTTTATTTAATGGAATTCGACTAATGGCACTGCTGGTTGCCGGGTTAGCCTCGTTCTTTGCCTTTAGGTTGTTGCCCGACTTATCGAACCTTGTCACTTTGTATTTGTTTGCGCTGTTTTTCGGATTAGCCTTCATGCTCCCCACTATGGTGCTGCGATATTTTGCTAATAGCCGAATGAAAATGCTCAGACTTGGCTTTCCTGATGCACTAGATTTGTTGGTGGTCTGTTGTGAAGCGGGTTTGGGACTATTAGCCGCAATCCAGCGCGTAGCCAAGGAGTTGGCAATTAGTCACGAAGATTTGGCCAGCGAACTCGATTTAGTGTGCTCAAAGGTACGAGCGGGGTTAACGGTAAAAGTAGCATTAGACGAGTTTATTAGCCGAACCGGGCTTGAGGATATTAAAGGTTTGAATTCGGCGATATCGCAAAGTATTCGTTTGGGCACGGGCATTGCGCAAACACTGAGGGTATTTTCAGATGAATATCGTGACAAAAGGCTGCAAGCTGCCGAAGAACAAGCGGCTAAATTAGCCGTTAAAATGATATTTCCAATGATGGGCTGCATCTGGCCATCGTTCTTTATTGTTGCGGTTGGGCCCGCGATCCTTAAAG
- a CDS encoding type II secretion system F family protein, which yields MVSNELIFLGLIFIAVIFLSQALFLPVYNPQRAKTALVRQRLKKLSIAEGDNGQQISLLRKSRLDKLGAVGQSLEKVKLIENLSYRLELADYQLMGHKYLLLALISALVGVIIGWYLVHHWLVCLLIGVSVILLFRFKLNYDTNKRMELIEASFPDALDVLRRALQAGYAFSDAIKLITQEMEGPLAKEFSLMFANLNYSKSTKRALLAFIERVPSITAMAFASAVMVQKETGGNLAENIDNLNRVIRLRFKFRRRVRTLSAEGRLSAWILMLMPFVLFAIIHLQSPGYVAELTGTPQGLKLLMWGGLGMLIGGFWLSKIIKIEM from the coding sequence ATGGTGTCAAATGAGCTGATTTTTCTCGGACTAATCTTCATTGCGGTGATTTTTTTATCACAGGCACTGTTTTTACCTGTTTACAATCCACAACGGGCCAAAACGGCGCTGGTGCGGCAACGGCTTAAAAAATTGAGTATTGCAGAGGGTGATAATGGTCAACAAATTTCATTATTGCGTAAAAGTCGTTTAGACAAATTGGGGGCTGTTGGCCAGTCGCTCGAGAAAGTCAAGCTAATAGAAAACCTAAGCTATCGATTAGAACTGGCTGACTATCAGTTAATGGGGCATAAATATTTGCTGTTAGCGCTAATTAGCGCGTTAGTTGGAGTGATCATTGGTTGGTATCTTGTTCACCATTGGCTCGTTTGTCTGTTGATTGGGGTGTCGGTCATTTTGTTGTTCAGATTTAAGCTTAACTATGACACCAATAAGCGGATGGAACTGATCGAGGCGAGCTTTCCCGACGCGCTCGATGTTCTGCGCCGAGCACTGCAAGCGGGTTACGCTTTTTCTGATGCGATCAAACTCATTACCCAAGAAATGGAAGGGCCACTCGCTAAGGAGTTTAGCCTAATGTTTGCCAACCTAAATTATAGTAAAAGCACTAAACGGGCGTTGTTGGCATTTATTGAGCGAGTACCGAGCATTACCGCGATGGCCTTTGCGAGTGCGGTAATGGTGCAAAAAGAAACGGGCGGTAATTTGGCTGAAAATATCGATAATTTAAATCGGGTTATTCGGCTGCGATTCAAGTTTAGACGCCGGGTCAGAACACTGTCGGCAGAAGGGCGGTTATCGGCTTGGATCTTAATGTTAATGCCGTTTGTTTTATTTGCGATTATTCATTTGCAAAGCCCTGGTTATGTCGCGGAATTAACTGGCACACCACAAGGGTTAAAATTATTAATGTGGGGAGGCCTCGGCATGTTGATTGGTGGCTTCTGGCTTAGTAAAATAATTAAGATAGAGATGTAA
- a CDS encoding CpaF family protein — protein sequence MENQQHNDIVSDQLSLTKEELEIKEQLYDKLLNALDLSLIETISKEQARQQISDICLQLINELHLPINLTARQRLIQLIIDEVLGLGPLETLLADPTISDILVNGFDHVYIERHGKLERVAVKFHSNAHLLNIIDRIVSSVGRRIDESSPMVDARLQDGSRVNAIIPPLALDGPCLSIRRFAVDKLKAQQLIKLGSISADMIEVLKGAVQGKLNILVSGGTGSGKTTLLNLLSGYIPNDERIVTIEDSAELQLQQSHTVRLETRPPNIEGNGEISQRDLVKNCLRMRPDRIVIGEVRGGEALDMLSAMNTGHEGSLTTLHANSPRDALGRLEYMVCMSGFDMPVSNIRIQIASAIDLVVQLSRQEDGRRRITSIQEINGMEGDIITMSEIFCYTREGKDSDGNILGRFDATGVIPGFHGKLKMQGIDLPYELFNCANDFDDY from the coding sequence ATGGAAAATCAGCAGCACAACGACATAGTTTCGGACCAGCTCTCGCTGACCAAAGAAGAACTTGAAATTAAAGAACAACTGTACGATAAGTTACTGAACGCGTTAGATCTGTCGCTTATCGAAACAATTTCTAAGGAACAGGCGCGGCAACAAATTAGTGATATTTGCCTACAACTAATCAACGAATTGCATTTGCCAATCAATTTAACCGCTCGCCAGCGCTTAATTCAATTGATTATTGATGAAGTATTAGGTTTGGGCCCCTTAGAGACATTATTGGCCGATCCCACGATTTCAGATATTTTAGTCAACGGTTTTGACCATGTTTACATTGAACGCCATGGCAAATTAGAACGCGTAGCAGTGAAGTTTCATAGCAATGCACACTTACTCAATATCATTGATCGCATTGTGTCGAGTGTTGGGCGCCGAATTGATGAATCATCGCCGATGGTCGATGCCCGGCTGCAAGACGGTTCTCGCGTTAACGCAATTATTCCACCACTGGCATTAGACGGCCCTTGCTTATCAATTAGGCGCTTCGCAGTCGATAAACTTAAAGCTCAGCAGCTGATTAAACTCGGCTCTATTAGTGCCGACATGATCGAAGTGCTCAAGGGTGCCGTGCAAGGCAAGCTTAATATTCTGGTTTCTGGCGGGACCGGCAGTGGCAAAACAACCTTGCTTAATTTGTTGTCTGGCTATATCCCCAATGATGAAAGAATCGTCACTATTGAAGACTCAGCAGAATTGCAGCTACAGCAAAGCCACACTGTTCGATTAGAAACCCGGCCACCAAATATTGAAGGAAATGGCGAAATCAGCCAACGAGATTTAGTCAAAAACTGCCTGCGCATGCGCCCAGATCGCATTGTAATAGGCGAGGTCAGAGGCGGCGAAGCACTAGATATGTTATCGGCTATGAACACCGGCCACGAAGGCTCGTTAACCACGTTACATGCCAACAGCCCGCGTGATGCGCTAGGGCGGTTGGAGTATATGGTCTGCATGTCTGGGTTTGATATGCCAGTGAGCAATATTAGGATTCAAATTGCTTCAGCGATTGATCTGGTGGTGCAACTGAGCCGCCAAGAAGATGGCCGACGCCGGATCACCAGTATTCAAGAAATAAATGGCATGGAAGGCGACATTATTACCATGTCAGAAATATTTTGCTATACCCGAGAAGGTAAAGACAGCGATGGCAATATTCTTGGCCGATTTGATGCAACCGGGGTAATCCCGGGGTTTCATGGCAAGCTCAAAATGCAGGGCATTGATTTACCCTACGAGCTATTTAATTGTGCTAACGATTTCGATGACTATTAG
- a CDS encoding P-loop NTPase, with protein sequence MNKSLELFIAEANPQGVNSQIVEATADDVFMPCAMQALLINCQSDALPGVERELAGARNFSWHNVSYADATSQQQSGRTHYDILLLLLPHDEAQAVEALSYAASYGIATILLGQDTSQGVLRRAFQQGVCDFISLDAPKGQLLEAISHIASQVAKKAKLAPLIAVINGKGGSGASFIATSLADIVAARASDEVALIDSDLHCGTLAHMLGLNPSFYITDALLSLEQLDAVALKSVMTKKNQLHLLAAQSFSLLNSQVNIEPDQFKQLLLKCRKHYRQVIIDLSRGPEQWNLSVLEDAEILLVLQQNVISIRETKALITQLVGNLGLDRQRIHILVNRYQKRGVDISISDIKEATGIDSVWTVGNDFKVANQCTDLGVAITGVVRRGRMLSDLQKIASNFLPPSPAANKATSSIWSRLFGA encoded by the coding sequence ATGAACAAGTCACTTGAGTTATTCATTGCTGAGGCCAACCCGCAAGGTGTAAACAGTCAAATTGTTGAGGCAACGGCAGACGATGTTTTTATGCCTTGTGCCATGCAAGCACTGCTTATTAATTGTCAATCCGACGCGCTGCCCGGCGTGGAACGTGAACTTGCAGGGGCCCGAAATTTCAGTTGGCATAATGTCAGTTATGCTGACGCAACGAGTCAGCAGCAATCAGGGCGAACCCATTACGATATTCTGTTGTTGCTGTTACCCCATGATGAAGCCCAAGCTGTTGAGGCATTAAGCTATGCGGCCAGTTATGGCATTGCGACTATCTTGTTAGGGCAAGATACCTCACAAGGCGTGCTAAGACGGGCCTTTCAGCAAGGGGTTTGTGATTTCATATCGCTGGACGCCCCTAAAGGGCAATTGCTCGAGGCGATTAGCCATATTGCTAGCCAAGTTGCTAAAAAGGCAAAATTGGCCCCCCTTATCGCTGTAATCAATGGTAAGGGGGGCTCAGGTGCTAGTTTTATTGCGACCAGTCTGGCCGATATTGTCGCCGCAAGAGCAAGCGATGAAGTTGCCCTAATCGATTCCGATTTACATTGTGGCACGCTCGCCCACATGCTGGGGCTCAATCCTAGCTTCTATATTACCGATGCTTTGCTCAGTCTTGAACAACTTGATGCGGTCGCCTTAAAAAGCGTGATGACGAAAAAGAACCAGCTTCATTTACTCGCGGCACAGTCGTTTTCCTTGCTTAATAGTCAAGTAAATATCGAACCAGACCAGTTCAAGCAATTATTGCTCAAGTGTCGAAAACATTATCGACAGGTGATCATTGATCTTTCTCGTGGCCCAGAGCAATGGAATTTATCGGTGCTTGAAGACGCCGAAATATTACTGGTACTGCAACAAAATGTGATCAGTATTAGAGAAACCAAGGCGCTGATCACCCAGCTGGTTGGCAATTTAGGATTAGACCGGCAGCGGATCCATATCTTGGTAAACCGTTATCAAAAACGCGGCGTCGACATTAGCATTAGTGATATTAAGGAGGCAACCGGCATTGATTCTGTGTGGACGGTCGGCAACGACTTTAAAGTCGCCAATCAATGTACGGACCTTGGCGTAGCTATTACGGGAGTGGTCCGGCGTGGCCGCATGCTCAGTGACTTACAAAAGATAGCTAGCAACTTTCTTCCGCCATCACCAGCGGCCAACAAAGCTACTTCAAGCATTTGGTCGCGACTATTTGGGGCATAA
- a CDS encoding pilus assembly protein, with protein sequence MRAQRGVFAVEFAIISSIFMVLLFAIIELGRLYFTYNALYEVSRRAARLAVVCQVGDPDINTMARFNGTDIVPNLVDSNIIISYHQDTGVVAIGSDIALVRARVVNYQHQFLVPGLMMTLNFADFITVLPRESLGVFKVDDDAPAGAGFTDCS encoded by the coding sequence ATGAGAGCTCAACGCGGTGTTTTTGCGGTCGAATTTGCCATTATTAGTAGTATTTTTATGGTGCTGTTATTTGCCATTATTGAGTTGGGTCGGTTGTATTTTACTTACAATGCGCTTTATGAAGTGTCGCGTCGCGCAGCCAGGCTTGCGGTAGTGTGCCAAGTGGGCGACCCAGACATAAACACCATGGCGCGGTTCAATGGCACCGATATTGTGCCAAATCTCGTTGATAGCAATATCATTATTAGTTATCACCAAGACACCGGTGTGGTCGCAATTGGCAGCGATATTGCGCTGGTTCGGGCGCGAGTTGTCAACTATCAACATCAATTTTTAGTACCAGGGTTAATGATGACCCTCAACTTTGCCGATTTCATCACCGTGTTGCCCCGGGAAAGTTTAGGGGTATTTAAGGTCGATGACGATGCACCCGCAGGGGCCGGTTTTACTGACTGCAGCTAA
- a CDS encoding pilus assembly protein has protein sequence MLLLIYATAEFSRVLYQYNLLTQLTRDAGRYISLAGHAIPDTTGVVDLTDEIKTETRNILLYGTRFSGSTPLLDGLNVADISITEVGAGIIVISVSYDWSPIVGDVMPTFGFGADIDLSFNLNTAYAVRAI, from the coding sequence ATGCTGCTGCTAATTTACGCGACAGCTGAATTTAGCCGAGTGCTTTACCAATATAACTTGCTGACCCAGTTAACCCGTGACGCTGGCCGGTATATTTCGTTAGCGGGTCACGCGATCCCAGATACAACAGGGGTGGTTGATCTCACCGATGAGATCAAAACAGAAACCCGAAACATCTTGCTATATGGCACGCGATTTAGTGGCAGTACGCCACTGTTAGATGGCCTAAACGTGGCAGATATATCAATTACCGAGGTTGGGGCCGGCATTATCGTGATTAGCGTTAGTTATGACTGGAGCCCGATTGTCGGTGATGTTATGCCTACCTTTGGTTTCGGCGCAGATATCGACTTAAGTTTTAACCTTAATACTGCTTATGCTGTGAGGGCAATATGA
- a CDS encoding type II and III secretion system protein family protein, with the protein MKVGCILMIWGLTLFSSFAVAGGPTGIHNEIKLIPIFKSRNIVLARALHRISIGNPEIADIKLLPNNQLYILGKRLGSTNIMAWDTKDRLIDVIDIEVTHDLNGLKRRLHQFLPQQKLAVQTSQGQLVISGETSSLKKMNTAVELAQGYSDAATVGKYKSSVLNMMSIGGGHQVMLEVVIAEIQRDVARQFDVDFFIFNNSSKLSGGIASGEFSSSTGLDVTLDNRGFFAQYANSNLLMNFAFDIAKQNGLAKVLAEPTLTALSGQQAEFLSGGEFPIPVPSDDGTTIKFRDFGVGVKFVPTVLDSGQINLNLNVMVSELSNANSIILNAQNNGTSSNALLVPSIVKRTTATTVELADGQTIAISGLISDSLRENVDQIPGLGDIPILGQLFKSQSFRSGQTELVILVTPRLVRPFNKKDISLPTDGFVTPSDVEFYLLGKLSAKKSNAKPNSMPPTSKPLSKPSSKPLMAIDDGGMTQKYGHSL; encoded by the coding sequence ATGAAAGTAGGGTGTATATTGATGATATGGGGTCTTACCCTCTTTAGTTCCTTTGCGGTAGCTGGAGGGCCGACAGGCATCCATAATGAGATCAAGTTAATCCCGATCTTTAAATCACGTAACATAGTGCTCGCGCGCGCGTTACATCGGATATCAATTGGCAATCCGGAAATTGCCGATATTAAGTTATTGCCCAATAACCAGCTGTATATTTTAGGCAAGCGCTTGGGCAGCACCAATATCATGGCCTGGGATACTAAAGATCGGTTAATCGATGTGATTGACATTGAGGTCACCCATGACTTGAATGGTTTAAAGCGCAGGTTGCATCAGTTTCTGCCGCAACAAAAACTGGCAGTTCAGACTTCTCAAGGCCAGTTGGTGATAAGTGGTGAAACTTCAAGTTTAAAAAAAATGAATACCGCGGTCGAGTTGGCTCAGGGTTATTCTGATGCCGCTACGGTTGGCAAGTACAAAAGTTCGGTTTTAAACATGATGTCAATTGGTGGCGGTCACCAGGTAATGCTTGAGGTGGTGATCGCCGAAATTCAGCGTGATGTCGCGCGGCAGTTCGACGTTGACTTTTTCATCTTTAACAACAGTTCTAAGCTTTCTGGTGGCATTGCCTCCGGTGAATTTAGCTCCAGCACGGGTTTAGATGTCACGCTAGACAACCGCGGTTTCTTTGCGCAGTACGCCAATAGTAATCTGCTGATGAACTTTGCGTTCGACATTGCCAAGCAAAATGGCTTGGCCAAGGTGTTGGCTGAACCGACCTTAACCGCGCTAAGTGGCCAACAAGCAGAGTTTTTGTCCGGTGGAGAATTTCCCATTCCGGTGCCGAGCGACGATGGCACCACGATTAAATTCAGAGACTTTGGGGTTGGCGTTAAGTTTGTGCCTACGGTGCTTGATTCTGGCCAAATAAATTTAAATTTAAATGTCATGGTCAGTGAACTCAGTAATGCCAATTCTATTATTTTAAACGCCCAAAATAACGGCACCAGCTCTAATGCTTTGCTGGTGCCATCTATAGTGAAACGTACCACCGCGACCACGGTTGAACTGGCAGACGGTCAAACGATCGCGATTAGTGGCTTAATCAGTGACAGTTTGCGTGAAAATGTCGATCAAATTCCAGGCCTGGGAGATATCCCTATTTTGGGCCAGCTATTTAAAAGCCAAAGCTTTCGCAGTGGTCAAACTGAATTAGTCATTTTGGTGACGCCGCGTTTGGTTAGGCCGTTTAATAAAAAGGATATTAGCTTGCCAACCGATGGTTTTGTTACACCGTCCGATGTTGAATTTTATCTGCTGGGTAAACTGTCTGCCAAAAAATCTAATGCTAAGCCCAATAGTATGCCACCAACGTCAAAGCCATTATCAAAGCCATCATCTAAGCCACTGATGGCCATTGATGATGGCGGCATGACCCAAAAATATGGCCATTCACTTTAA
- the cpaB gene encoding Flp pilus assembly protein CpaB, producing the protein MNSKTTLFVMLSLIFGVVAVYLAQSWLVKNSSTPAPQMSNSIVTMATDVAMGTILERKHLSRTQFPEDLIPDGAITDLEYAQGMVVKQRLYQGEILRDERIIKKGEGSTLASLITPNMRAITIRVNDVVGVAGFLLPGNRVDVLNLYKKAKKLRTDIVLSNIKILAIDQRASHDENKPTLVRAVTLEVDLVQAEILLLAKGRGSLQLALRNPNDQNPVRLIKVAMPVVKVARVAAPIQPPKVIIRYVKPNKTKVYLLKGINEQEVTTRTAH; encoded by the coding sequence ATGAACAGCAAAACAACACTTTTTGTCATGTTATCTCTGATCTTTGGCGTGGTAGCTGTTTACCTTGCCCAAAGTTGGTTAGTCAAAAATAGTTCAACCCCTGCACCACAAATGTCCAATAGCATAGTGACGATGGCCACAGACGTTGCAATGGGCACTATATTGGAAAGGAAACACCTAAGTCGCACCCAGTTTCCCGAAGACTTAATTCCAGATGGCGCGATAACAGATCTGGAATATGCGCAAGGAATGGTGGTAAAGCAGCGCTTGTACCAAGGTGAAATATTACGCGACGAACGCATCATTAAAAAAGGCGAAGGCAGTACCTTGGCAAGCTTAATTACCCCTAATATGCGTGCCATTACGATCAGGGTTAATGATGTCGTGGGCGTTGCTGGTTTTTTATTGCCAGGCAATCGAGTTGACGTACTCAATTTGTATAAAAAAGCCAAAAAACTTCGGACCGATATTGTGTTATCCAACATAAAAATATTAGCGATAGACCAACGCGCCTCTCATGATGAAAACAAACCAACGTTAGTGCGAGCGGTGACCCTAGAAGTCGACTTGGTGCAGGCTGAAATACTCTTGCTTGCTAAAGGGCGGGGATCATTACAACTGGCTTTAAGAAACCCTAACGACCAAAATCCGGTGAGACTGATTAAAGTCGCCATGCCAGTCGTTAAAGTCGCTCGCGTTGCAGCGCCAATCCAACCGCCAAAAGTGATAATTCGTTACGTTAAGCCAAATAAAACCAAAGTGTATTTGCTCAAAGGCATTAATGAGCAAGAAGTAACGACTCGAACAGCTCATTAG